In one Parageobacillus genomosp. 1 genomic region, the following are encoded:
- a CDS encoding GerMN domain-containing protein, with amino-acid sequence MFNRRTWKLAASVVTSLLLLSGCGLFEKKEGIKEIDPPQDVSYLKDGQKLQEATKDNEGKQTKEKATETVKRELYLIDKNGFVVPQTVELPKTDAVAKQVLEYLVEDGPVSEILPNGFRAVLPADTRVLGVKLEKDGTIIADFSPEFKNYKPEDEKKILQAITWTLTQFDNVKRVKIRINGYDQDVMPVNKTPIQGGVSRADGINIDASGVNDITNTHPVTVYFVAQQGNETYYVPVTRRVSNKEKDNITAVVNELIKGPGYGSGLASGFQPDTKLLEKPKYEDGKVTLNFNEAIYGSNKKNVIADDVLNCLVLSLTEQKGVESVAITVNGKANLVREDGNPLSKPVTRPTNVNTGSF; translated from the coding sequence ATGTTTAATCGGAGAACATGGAAATTAGCCGCATCCGTTGTGACATCGCTGTTATTGCTTAGTGGCTGTGGATTATTTGAAAAGAAAGAGGGAATAAAAGAAATTGATCCGCCGCAAGATGTCAGTTACTTAAAAGATGGCCAAAAGCTGCAAGAAGCAACGAAAGATAACGAGGGAAAACAGACGAAAGAAAAAGCAACGGAAACCGTTAAACGCGAACTTTACTTAATTGATAAAAATGGCTTTGTCGTACCGCAAACGGTAGAATTGCCAAAAACAGACGCTGTAGCGAAGCAAGTGTTGGAATATTTAGTCGAAGACGGCCCTGTTTCTGAAATATTGCCAAATGGATTCCGCGCTGTATTACCAGCAGATACGCGTGTATTAGGAGTGAAGCTTGAGAAAGACGGCACCATTATTGCTGATTTCTCACCAGAATTCAAAAATTATAAGCCAGAAGACGAGAAAAAAATTTTACAGGCCATTACGTGGACGCTGACACAATTTGATAATGTAAAAAGAGTCAAAATTCGTATTAACGGCTATGACCAGGATGTGATGCCAGTTAACAAAACTCCTATCCAAGGCGGGGTCAGCCGTGCGGATGGAATTAATATCGATGCTAGCGGCGTCAATGACATTACAAACACTCACCCAGTTACCGTCTATTTTGTCGCGCAGCAAGGAAATGAAACGTACTACGTTCCAGTAACACGGCGCGTGTCCAATAAAGAAAAAGACAATATTACTGCTGTAGTGAATGAGTTAATTAAAGGTCCGGGCTACGGCAGCGGACTTGCGAGCGGGTTTCAGCCAGATACGAAGCTATTGGAAAAACCAAAATACGAAGATGGAAAAGTAACATTGAATTTTAACGAAGCGATTTACGGCAGCAATAAGAAAAATGTGATTGCTGACGATGTATTAAACTGCCTTGTTTTGTCGCTAACGGAGCAAAAAGGAGTGGAAAGTGTTGCCATTACAGTAAATGGAAAAGCCAATCTAGTAAGAGAAGACGGCAACCCGCTATCCAAACCGGTAACAAGACCAACAAATGTGAACACAGGCAGCTTCTAA